ACCGTGCCGGGCTCGGCGTACGGCGCAGCCTCTCAAGCAGCTTCCTCTGTTCCTCTGTCAGCTCCTTCGGAATGCGCACCTGCAGCTCGACGTAGTGGTCGCCCTCGCGGCCGTCCGAGGTGCGCAGGCCGTGCCCGGGAATCCGCATCTTCTGCCCCGGCTGCACGCCCGGCGGCACCTTCAGGGCGACCAGCCCGTGCATCGTGCGCACGTCGACCTCGGTGCCCAGTGCGGCGTCCACCATGTCCAGGGCCAGCCCGCTGTACAGGTCGCGTCCCTTGCGCGTGAACTTCTTGTGGGGCTGCACGCGCACCTCCAGCAGCAGGTCCCCCGCCCGGCCATGGGCCGTGCCCGGCTCGCCGAGGCCGGCCAGCCGAATCTGCCGGCCGTCCTCGATGCCGGCCGGTATCTTCACCTCCACGGTGCTCTGCTTCTCGTAGACTCCGGCGCCCCGGCACTGCCCGCACGGCTGCTGGACGATCTTGCCGCGCCCGAAACAGGCCGGACAGGGCCGCGACACGCTGAAGGCCCCCTGCCCCGTCAGAATCTGCCCGCTGCCGCGGCACTGCGGGCACGTGTCCACACGACTGCCTGGCGCGGCCCCCGTGCCCCTGCACGCGGCGCACTCCACCTGCCGCGGTATCCGCACCGACATCTTGCCGCCCTGCGCGGCCGTCTCGAACGGCACCGATATGGTGCTGACCACGTCGTTGCCGCGCTGGGGAGGCGCCGTCTCCGCGTGGCTCCGCCCGCCGCCGAAGATGCGGCTGAACAGGTCGCCGAGACCTCCGAAACCCTCGAACTCGACCCCACCGGCCCGGCCGCGGCCGGCCCCCTGCGCCCCGCCGAACATCTCCTCGAACCCGCCGAACGCCCCCCCGTGCATCCCCGCCTGGCGCAGTTGGTCATACTGGGCGCGCTTCTTCGGGTCCCCGAGCACGCTGTAGGCGCCGGTGATCTCCTTGAACCGCTCCTCGGCCGCCTTGCTCCCCTTCTGGCGGTCGGGATGGTGCTCCTTGGCCAGCCGCCGATATGCCTTGCGGATGTCCTCGTGCGAGGCATCCGGCGACACGCCCAATACGTCGTAGTAGTCCTTTTCGGGCATGAATCGGGACTATCTGCAGAGGATCACCTGAGCCCCACGTCGGTAATCGACGGACAAAACCAGGCATGAGCCCATTGTACACGGCCCCTGCTCCAATGCAAGGCAGCACGGAGCGGGTCACCCCACCAGGATCTGCCCCTCCGGGTACCGGTAGGTGGCCCGGTCCTTCCGCTGCGCCATGCTCAGGACCAGGGTGATCGGCCCCAGCCGGCCGGCGAACATGAGCAGCGTGATGATGAGCTTCCCCCCCGTCGTGATGTGCGCATCCGGCCCCGTCAGACCGGCGCTGAGCCCCACCGTGCCGAACGCGCTGACGGAATCGAACGCCACCTCCAGGAAGGACGCATCCTCGGTGATCAGCAGAAGGAAGATGCTGCCGGACACCAGGGCCATCGAGAGCAGGATGATGCTGGCGACGCGATGCACCACCTCGGCCGGCACGGAGTGGTGGAACACCTCGGCCGTCGAACGGCCCCGCAGCGTCGCGACGATGCTGGCGATCATCACCCCGAGGGTCGTCGTCTTGATGCCGCCCGCCGTCCCGCTGGGGCTGCCGCCGATGTACATCAGCGCCATGAGGACGAACGCCATGGCCGGCGCCAGCCGGGTGATGTCCACGGTGTTGAAGCCCGCCGTGCGCGCCGTCACGGACTGGAACCCCGACATCAGGATCCGCGACTTGACGGAGACCCCCGCCATCGTCCCGCCGAATTCGAGCAGGAACACGGCGACGAACCCGGTGACCAGCAGGATGCCCGTCATCGTGAGGGCCAGCTTCGAATGCGTGCTCAGGTGCACGCGCCGCCCCCGCCGGGAGAACAGCCGCCAGCGTGCCGCGCGCAGAAGGTCGCGCACGACCGGAAAGCCCAGCCCGCCGACGACGATGAGGCCGCAGACGGTCAGGTTCACGCCGGTTGAATCCCCGAAACGCACCAGGCTGTCGTCGTTCAGGCTGAAGCCCGCGTTGCAGAACGCCGAGATCGAGTGGAACACGCTGTGGTAGACGCACAGCGCGCTGCCGTGGAACGCGTTCCGCCAGGAGACGTAGAGGACAACCGCCCCCAGGAGTTCCACCACGGCGGTCAGCAGGCACATGAACCGGAGGAGTTCCCAGATGCTGTCCGCGCCGCCCGTCTCGACGATATCCTCCAGCACGACCTCCACTCGCATCGAGACCCGGCGCTGGAACGTGCGGTAGAGGACAGCCCCCATGGTCATGATGCCCAGCCCGCCGACCTGGATCATGGCCAGGATGGCCAGTTGCCCGAACAGCGACCAGTGCTCCGGCGTGCTCTTGACCAGCAGCCCCGTGACGCACACGGCGCTGGTGGCCGTGAAGAGGGCGTCGGCCGGCCCCGTCCACCCCCGCGACCGGCTGCTGATGGGCAGCGTGAGCACGATGGCACCCAGCAGGATGACCAGCGCGAAGCTGCTCACGGCCGCCCGCGGCGCACCCCGGCGGAACGCCAGGGCAAGCAGCATCCGGCCCTTCTCAGTCAAGGCGCTCTTCATCCGTAGGCTCCGCCCCGGCGACGGCGCGCTACTCGCCGTCCGCCGTCCGGGTCTGCTGCGCCATGCGGTAACGCAGGTAGGCGTCCATGAACGGCATCAGGTCCCCGTCCAGTACGGCCTCGGGATTGCCGGTCTTGTGGTCCGTGCGCGTGTCCTTGACCATCTGGTAGGGCTGGAGCACGTAGGAGCGGATCTGGTTGCCCCAGGCGATGTCGCCCTTCTCGTCGTAGAGGCGCTCCATCTCCTTCTCGCGCTTCTGCTTCTCGTGCTGGAACAGCTTGGCCTGCAGGAGCTTGCGGGCCGTGGCACGGTTCTTGTGCTGGGACCGTTCGTTCTGGCAGAAGACGACGATCCCGGTCGGGATGTGCGTGAGCCGCACGGCCGACGACGTCTTGTTGACGTGCTGGCCGCCCGGCCCGCTCGAACGGGCGAACTCCATCTCGATGTCGGCGTCGTTGAGTTCGACGTCGATGTCGTCGTCCAGGTCGGGCGCCACGTCCACCGCTGCAAAGGACGTGTGCCGCCGCGCACTGGCGTCGAACGGCGAGATGCGCACCAGCCGGTGCACGCCGATCTCGCCCTTCAGGTAGCCGAACGCCCAGTCGCCGATGACCCGGATCGTCGCGCTGCGGATGCCCGCCTCCTCGCCCGGATGCAGGTCGATCTGCTCGGCCTTGTAGCCCTCGCGTTCGGCCCAGCGCAGGTACATGCGCAGGAGCATCTGGGCCCAGTCGCAGCTCTCGGTGCCGCCGGCGCCGGCATGCACGCTCAGGAAGGCGCCGTTGAGGTCCTCGCGATCGCCCATCATGCTCTTGAACTCGAGCCGGTCGAGGTTCTCGGCCAGTTCGGCCGCCCGCGCCTCGACCTCCCGCAGGGTGGCTTCGTCGTCTTCCTCTTCGGCCAGATCGGCCAGCACGCTCAGGTCGTCGAGCGCAAGCTCGAGTTCGCGCACGGGGTCGGTCAGTCCCCGGATGAACTTGACGCGCCGGATCACCTTCTGGGCCGCTTCCTGGTCGGCCCAGAAGTCCGGCGCCCTCATCCGCTCCTCGGCGTCCTTCAGTTCGGCTTCCCTGGTCGCCAGGTCAAAGAGAGTCCCGCAGGTTTGTTAAGCGGGCCCCCAGGTCGTCAGTAACGGTTGACATGGGCGAATGCCCCCGATCGGACGGTCAAAGCGGCGGGCCGCCCCGACGGCGCCCGCACGGCCAGCCCATTGTATCGAGCAGGCACCGACGGCGTCAATCTGCGGGACGCGGTCG
The genomic region above belongs to Candidatus Brocadiaceae bacterium and contains:
- the dnaJ gene encoding molecular chaperone DnaJ: MPEKDYYDVLGVSPDASHEDIRKAYRRLAKEHHPDRQKGSKAAEERFKEITGAYSVLGDPKKRAQYDQLRQAGMHGGAFGGFEEMFGGAQGAGRGRAGGVEFEGFGGLGDLFSRIFGGGRSHAETAPPQRGNDVVSTISVPFETAAQGGKMSVRIPRQVECAACRGTGAAPGSRVDTCPQCRGSGQILTGQGAFSVSRPCPACFGRGKIVQQPCGQCRGAGVYEKQSTVEVKIPAGIEDGRQIRLAGLGEPGTAHGRAGDLLLEVRVQPHKKFTRKGRDLYSGLALDMVDAALGTEVDVRTMHGLVALKVPPGVQPGQKMRIPGHGLRTSDGREGDHYVELQVRIPKELTEEQRKLLERLRRTPSPARS
- a CDS encoding Trk family potassium uptake protein, giving the protein MKSALTEKGRMLLALAFRRGAPRAAVSSFALVILLGAIVLTLPISSRSRGWTGPADALFTATSAVCVTGLLVKSTPEHWSLFGQLAILAMIQVGGLGIMTMGAVLYRTFQRRVSMRVEVVLEDIVETGGADSIWELLRFMCLLTAVVELLGAVVLYVSWRNAFHGSALCVYHSVFHSISAFCNAGFSLNDDSLVRFGDSTGVNLTVCGLIVVGGLGFPVVRDLLRAARWRLFSRRGRRVHLSTHSKLALTMTGILLVTGFVAVFLLEFGGTMAGVSVKSRILMSGFQSVTARTAGFNTVDITRLAPAMAFVLMALMYIGGSPSGTAGGIKTTTLGVMIASIVATLRGRSTAEVFHHSVPAEVVHRVASIILLSMALVSGSIFLLLITEDASFLEVAFDSVSAFGTVGLSAGLTGPDAHITTGGKLIITLLMFAGRLGPITLVLSMAQRKDRATYRYPEGQILVG
- a CDS encoding peptide chain release factor 2, yielding MATREAELKDAEERMRAPDFWADQEAAQKVIRRVKFIRGLTDPVRELELALDDLSVLADLAEEEDDEATLREVEARAAELAENLDRLEFKSMMGDREDLNGAFLSVHAGAGGTESCDWAQMLLRMYLRWAEREGYKAEQIDLHPGEEAGIRSATIRVIGDWAFGYLKGEIGVHRLVRISPFDASARRHTSFAAVDVAPDLDDDIDVELNDADIEMEFARSSGPGGQHVNKTSSAVRLTHIPTGIVVFCQNERSQHKNRATARKLLQAKLFQHEKQKREKEMERLYDEKGDIAWGNQIRSYVLQPYQMVKDTRTDHKTGNPEAVLDGDLMPFMDAYLRYRMAQQTRTADGE